The Flavobacteriales bacterium genome includes a window with the following:
- the rplV gene encoding 50S ribosomal protein L22 yields MGKRKKLMADAMKEARKTQYFASLKNVPTSPRKMRLVADMVRGMEVDKALYALKLHPKEASGRIEKLLLSALSNFEQKSNGTVDASTLFVKEISVDGGRALKRLQTAPQGRAHRIRKRSNHVTLVLDSKN; encoded by the coding sequence ATGGGAAAGAGAAAAAAACTGATGGCAGATGCAATGAAGGAAGCGCGAAAGACGCAGTACTTCGCTTCATTGAAAAATGTGCCTACATCACCAAGGAAAATGAGATTGGTGGCCGATATGGTGAGAGGAATGGAAGTTGATAAGGCGCTATACGCGTTGAAACTCCATCCGAAGGAAGCATCAGGAAGAATTGAAAAGCTTTTGCTTTCTGCTCTTTCAAATTTCGAGCAGAAAAGCAACGGAACCGTTGATGCTTCAACACTTTTTGTGAAGGAGATTTCGGTAGACGGTGGACGAGCATTGAAAAGATTGCAGACAGCTCCACAGGGCCGAGCACATAGAATTAGAAAAAGATCAAACCACGTAACACTTGTTTTAGATAGCAAGAACTGA
- the rplX gene encoding 50S ribosomal protein L24, translated as MAKFHIKKGDTVKVISGESKGEEGKVLEVYPTKNRALVEGVNIVKRHTKPNAAHPNGGIVEKEASIQLSNLMLVDPKTGEPTRTGRKLVDGKLVRYSKKSGEVIK; from the coding sequence ATGGCAAAGTTTCATATAAAGAAAGGCGACACGGTAAAAGTGATTTCCGGAGAGTCTAAAGGAGAAGAGGGTAAAGTTCTTGAGGTTTACCCAACCAAGAACAGAGCCTTGGTTGAAGGTGTGAACATCGTAAAACGACACACCAAACCAAACGCAGCACATCCTAACGGAGGTATTGTAGAGAAAGAAGCTTCAATCCAACTATCTAACCTGATGTTGGTTGATCCTAAAACAGGTGAACCTACTAGAACTGGTAGAAAACTGGTTGATGGTAAGCTTGTAAGATATTCTAAGAAATCGGGAGAAGTAATTAAGTGA
- the rpsQ gene encoding 30S ribosomal protein S17, producing the protein MENTARNLRKERIGVVVSDKMDKTITVSVERKVKHPMYGKFVKMTKKFHAHDEKNDCGIGDTVRIMETRPLSKSKNWRLVEIIEKAK; encoded by the coding sequence ATGGAGAATACAGCAAGAAACCTTAGAAAGGAAAGAATCGGGGTTGTCGTTAGCGACAAAATGGATAAAACCATTACCGTAAGTGTTGAGCGTAAAGTGAAGCACCCGATGTACGGAAAGTTCGTAAAGATGACCAAGAAATTCCATGCTCATGATGAGAAGAATGACTGCGGAATCGGTGACACTGTTCGAATTATGGAAACACGTCCATTGAGCAAGTCTAAGAACTGGAGATTGGTAGAAATCATTGAAAAAGCCAAATAA
- the rpsS gene encoding 30S ribosomal protein S19, with the protein MARSLKKGPFIDFKLEKRAVEAQESKKKTVIKTWSRRSVISPDFVGLTIAVHNGNKFIPVYVTENMVGHKFGEFSPTRTYRGHGKGKK; encoded by the coding sequence ATGGCAAGATCACTTAAAAAAGGGCCTTTTATAGATTTCAAGCTTGAAAAACGAGCTGTTGAAGCCCAAGAAAGCAAAAAGAAGACTGTGATCAAAACTTGGTCAAGAAGATCAGTTATCAGTCCAGATTTTGTAGGTCTTACTATTGCTGTGCATAACGGGAACAAGTTTATCCCTGTTTATGTAACTGAGAACATGGTAGGTCACAAGTTCGGTGAATTCTCGCCAACGAGAACATACCGTGGACACGGAAAAGGTAAGAAGTAA
- the rpsC gene encoding 30S ribosomal protein S3, with translation MGQKTNPIGNRLGIIKGWDSNWYGGKDTPAKIEEDYKIRKYLRARLAKASISKIIVERTLKLVTVTVNTARPGIIIGKGGSEVDKLKEELKKITGKEVQINIFEIKRPELDARLVGESIARQLEGRISFRRAVKMAVASTMRMGAEGIKVQVSGRLGGAEMARSEMYKDGRIPLHTFRADIDYAHVEAHTTYGRLGIKVWIMLGEVYGKRDLAPNSTVQSKKPARLAKRDRKQ, from the coding sequence ATGGGACAGAAGACAAATCCGATAGGTAATAGACTGGGAATCATCAAAGGTTGGGATTCCAACTGGTATGGTGGTAAAGACACTCCAGCAAAAATTGAGGAGGATTACAAAATCCGTAAGTACCTGCGTGCGCGTTTGGCAAAAGCAAGTATCTCTAAGATCATTGTGGAGCGTACCCTTAAGTTAGTTACCGTTACGGTAAACACTGCTAGACCAGGAATCATTATCGGAAAAGGTGGTAGCGAGGTTGACAAATTGAAAGAGGAGTTGAAAAAAATCACTGGTAAAGAGGTTCAGATCAACATCTTCGAAATTAAAAGACCAGAGCTTGATGCTCGGTTAGTAGGAGAAAGCATTGCACGCCAATTGGAAGGTCGTATCTCTTTTAGAAGAGCGGTTAAGATGGCAGTTGCTTCAACCATGAGAATGGGAGCTGAAGGAATTAAAGTGCAAGTGAGCGGAAGATTGGGTGGAGCTGAGATGGCACGTTCTGAAATGTATAAGGATGGAAGAATTCCACTTCACACATTCAGGGCAGATATTGATTACGCTCACGTGGAGGCACACACAACCTATGGTCGACTTGGAATAAAAGTATGGATCATGCTAGGTGAGGTTTATGGTAAGAGAGATCTTGCTCCGAACTCAACCGTTCAAAGCAAGAAACCAGCACGTTTGGCCAAACGAGACAGAAAGCAATAA
- the rplE gene encoding 50S ribosomal protein L5, giving the protein MSTTPTLKAKYQAEIVPALREKFQYKSVMEVPKLEKICLNQGLGQAVSDKKILESALADMTMIAGQKAVASVSRKDISNFKLRKGVPIGARVTLRGDKMYEFLERLVAVALPRVRDFRGVSPKGFDGRGNYNLGITEQIIFPEIDIEKVNKILGMDITFVTTAKTNEEGLALLKEFGMPFKK; this is encoded by the coding sequence ATGAGTACTACACCAACTCTTAAAGCAAAGTACCAGGCAGAGATAGTTCCTGCACTGAGGGAGAAGTTCCAGTACAAAAGTGTAATGGAAGTTCCAAAATTGGAAAAGATCTGCCTTAACCAAGGACTTGGTCAAGCAGTATCAGATAAGAAGATTCTTGAGTCTGCTCTTGCTGATATGACAATGATCGCTGGACAGAAAGCTGTTGCTTCCGTATCTAGGAAAGACATCTCTAACTTCAAATTGCGTAAAGGTGTGCCAATTGGAGCACGTGTTACTCTTAGAGGAGATAAGATGTATGAATTCTTGGAAAGACTGGTAGCGGTTGCTCTTCCACGAGTTAGAGATTTCCGAGGAGTAAGCCCAAAAGGATTTGATGGAAGAGGTAACTATAACCTTGGAATCACCGAGCAGATCATTTTCCCAGAGATTGATATTGAGAAAGTAAACAAGATACTTGGTATGGACATCACTTTCGTGACAACTGCCAAAACTAACGAAGAAGGACTCGCTCTATTGAAAGAGTTCGGAATGCCATTTAAAAAGTAA
- the rpmC gene encoding 50S ribosomal protein L29, with product MENAVIKELSSEELLDRLAEERLKLAKLKMNHAVSPIENPQELKHARRLIARLMTERTSRSKVVS from the coding sequence ATGGAAAACGCAGTAATAAAAGAATTGTCAAGCGAAGAGCTTTTGGACCGATTGGCCGAAGAGCGACTGAAACTTGCTAAATTGAAAATGAATCATGCGGTATCTCCTATAGAGAACCCGCAAGAACTTAAACACGCCCGAAGATTAATCGCAAGGTTGATGACCGAACGAACTTCTAGAAGCAAAGTAGTTAGCTGA
- the rpsN gene encoding 30S ribosomal protein S14, with amino-acid sequence MAKESMKARERKRAAMVARYAEKRARLKEEGDYQALARMPKNSAAIRMHNRCSITGRPKGYMRDFGISRIQFREMANSGLIPGVKKASW; translated from the coding sequence ATGGCCAAAGAATCAATGAAAGCAAGAGAGCGTAAGCGTGCCGCAATGGTAGCGCGATATGCTGAAAAAAGAGCCAGACTAAAGGAAGAAGGCGATTACCAAGCTTTGGCTCGTATGCCAAAGAACAGTGCCGCCATCAGAATGCACAACAGATGTAGCATTACCGGTCGTCCTAAAGGTTACATGAGGGATTTCGGCATCAGCAGAATCCAGTTCAGAGAAATGGCCAATTCTGGTCTTATCCCTGGAGTTAAAAAGGCAAGTTGGTAA
- the secY gene encoding preprotein translocase subunit SecY — MKNFLNTLQNIWKIEDLRTRILNTLGFILIYRIGSFVVLPGLDPAKLGALQAQTSDGILGLLNMFSGGAFSNASIFALGIMPYISASIVLQLAGMAVPALQKLQKEGESGRKKINQYTRYLTILITAGQAPGYIANLQSQLPSDAFLTSPSLFWFTAWLILITGTVFVMWLGERITDKGIGNGISLLIMVGIIARLPFSFVAEALSKLDTTGSGGPVFLLVELVFLFLVIVFSILLVQGTRRIPVQVARAAISGRQALPQGGTRQYIPLKVNAAGVMPIIFAQAIMFVPITLGGFAGESASWFVTAFSDFTGPTYNITFFLLIIVFTYFYTAITINPNQMAEDMKRNGGFIPGVKPGKKTAEYIDNIMSRITLPGSIFLGIVAILPSVAMVFGVNAQFAQFYGGTSLLIMVGVVLDTLQQIESHLLMRHYDGLMKSGRIKGRSSMSMSA; from the coding sequence ATGAAGAATTTCTTAAATACACTTCAGAACATCTGGAAGATTGAAGATCTAAGGACGAGGATACTCAACACCTTAGGTTTCATTCTTATCTACAGAATAGGTTCGTTCGTAGTGTTGCCAGGATTGGACCCAGCAAAATTGGGTGCGCTTCAGGCACAAACTTCGGATGGTATCCTTGGACTGTTGAATATGTTCTCTGGAGGTGCGTTCTCTAACGCTTCCATTTTCGCCTTGGGTATTATGCCTTACATTTCGGCTTCTATTGTGTTGCAGTTGGCCGGTATGGCTGTTCCTGCATTGCAGAAGTTGCAGAAGGAAGGAGAGAGCGGAAGAAAGAAGATAAATCAGTACACACGTTATCTGACAATCTTGATCACTGCAGGTCAAGCTCCTGGTTACATAGCGAATCTACAATCTCAATTGCCATCTGATGCGTTCCTAACATCTCCAAGTCTTTTCTGGTTTACAGCTTGGCTTATTCTGATCACAGGTACTGTATTCGTAATGTGGTTGGGAGAACGGATCACTGATAAAGGAATTGGAAACGGTATTTCACTACTCATCATGGTAGGAATCATTGCACGTTTGCCATTCTCTTTCGTAGCAGAAGCGCTATCTAAATTGGACACTACAGGTTCTGGAGGTCCGGTGTTCTTGCTAGTAGAATTGGTGTTCCTGTTCTTGGTAATTGTATTCTCTATTCTTTTGGTTCAAGGAACACGAAGAATTCCGGTTCAAGTTGCAAGAGCTGCTATTTCAGGTCGTCAAGCATTGCCTCAGGGAGGAACACGTCAGTACATTCCGCTTAAAGTAAATGCAGCTGGTGTTATGCCGATCATCTTTGCTCAGGCAATCATGTTTGTTCCAATTACTCTTGGAGGGTTTGCCGGAGAAAGCGCATCTTGGTTTGTAACAGCATTTTCTGATTTCACAGGACCAACTTACAATATCACGTTCTTCTTGTTGATCATTGTGTTCACGTATTTCTATACTGCAATTACTATCAATCCAAACCAAATGGCTGAGGATATGAAACGTAATGGTGGATTCATTCCAGGTGTGAAACCAGGAAAGAAAACAGCAGAATACATCGACAATATCATGTCAAGGATTACACTACCAGGATCTATTTTCCTTGGTATTGTAGCCATCCTTCCATCAGTGGCCATGGTTTTCGGAGTGAATGCACAATTCGCTCAGTTCTATGGAGGAACTTCACTGTTGATCATGGTAGGTGTTGTATTGGATACACTGCAACAAATTGAAAGTCATTTGTTAATGCGTCATTATGATGGATTGATGAAGTCTGGTAGAATTAAGGGTCGTTCATCAATGAGTATGTCAGCATAA
- the rplR gene encoding 50S ribosomal protein L18, with translation MATKKDKREKIKKRIRSIVSGSAQRPRMSVFRSNKEIYVQLVDDLEGKTLLAASSADKGIAAEKINKTEVATLVGKLIAERAKEAGIENVVFDRNGYLYHGRVKALAEGAREEGLKF, from the coding sequence ATGGCTACTAAGAAAGATAAAAGAGAGAAGATCAAGAAGCGAATCAGAAGCATTGTTTCTGGTTCAGCTCAAAGACCAAGAATGTCTGTGTTCAGAAGCAACAAAGAGATTTACGTTCAGTTGGTTGATGATCTTGAAGGAAAGACACTTCTTGCAGCGTCTTCTGCAGATAAAGGAATTGCTGCTGAAAAGATCAATAAGACAGAAGTGGCAACTCTTGTAGGTAAACTTATTGCTGAGAGAGCGAAAGAAGCCGGAATCGAGAATGTTGTTTTCGATAGAAACGGATACTTGTACCATGGTCGCGTAAAAGCGTTGGCCGAAGGTGCAAGAGAAGAAGGATTGAAGTTCTAA
- the ykgO gene encoding type B 50S ribosomal protein L36, with amino-acid sequence MKVRASVKKRSEDCKIVKRKGRVYVINKKNPRFKQRQG; translated from the coding sequence ATGAAAGTCAGGGCGTCAGTAAAAAAGAGAAGTGAAGATTGCAAGATCGTTAAGAGAAAGGGACGGGTCTATGTGATCAACAAGAAAAATCCACGGTTTAAGCAAAGACAAGGTTAA
- the rpsH gene encoding 30S ribosomal protein S8, translating to MMTDPVADYLTRVRNAIQANHKVVDIPASNIKKAITKILFEKGYILNYKFEEEGVQGSIKIALKYNPQTKVNAIKGLERASKPGLRKYAGAGTIPRVKNGLGVAVVSTSKGVMTDKEARTLNVGGEVLCYVY from the coding sequence ATTATGACAGATCCAGTAGCAGATTACCTAACAAGAGTTAGAAACGCGATTCAAGCGAATCACAAGGTTGTGGATATCCCAGCCTCTAACATTAAGAAAGCCATTACCAAGATCCTTTTCGAAAAAGGATATATCCTTAACTACAAGTTTGAGGAAGAAGGTGTGCAAGGCAGCATTAAAATTGCACTTAAATACAATCCACAAACGAAGGTTAACGCCATCAAAGGATTGGAAAGAGCAAGTAAGCCTGGTTTGAGAAAATACGCAGGAGCGGGAACGATTCCTCGTGTGAAAAACGGACTAGGTGTTGCAGTTGTGTCAACTTCAAAAGGAGTAATGACCGATAAGGAAGCAAGAACGCTTAATGTAGGGGGAGAAGTTCTCTGCTACGTTTACTAA
- the rpsE gene encoding 30S ribosomal protein S5 — protein MKKVKATDIELKDRVVGIQRVTKVTKGGRTFSFSAIVVVGDENGVVGHGLGKAKEVTEAIAKGIDDAKKNLIRVPIINGTVPHEQENKYCGARVFMKPASLGTGVIAGGAMRAVLEAAGVKNVLGKSKGSSNPHNVVKATFLCLSEMRDAIAVSNQRGVKLDVVFNG, from the coding sequence ATGAAAAAAGTTAAAGCAACTGATATTGAACTGAAAGACCGCGTAGTTGGTATTCAGCGTGTAACGAAGGTTACCAAAGGTGGACGAACTTTCAGCTTCTCAGCTATTGTAGTTGTTGGAGACGAGAACGGAGTTGTTGGTCACGGTCTTGGAAAAGCAAAAGAGGTTACAGAGGCAATTGCCAAAGGAATTGATGATGCTAAGAAAAACCTTATCCGTGTGCCTATCATCAACGGAACTGTTCCTCACGAACAAGAGAACAAGTATTGCGGTGCTCGAGTTTTCATGAAGCCTGCATCTCTTGGTACCGGTGTTATTGCAGGAGGAGCAATGCGTGCAGTGCTTGAAGCTGCAGGTGTAAAAAACGTTCTTGGCAAATCAAAAGGTTCGTCAAATCCACACAACGTGGTAAAAGCAACGTTCCTTTGCCTAAGCGAAATGAGAGATGCCATTGCGGTATCTAACCAAAGAGGAGTTAAACTAGACGTAGTATTCAACGGATAA
- the rplN gene encoding 50S ribosomal protein L14: MIQTESRLKVADNSGAKEVLCIRVLGGTRKRYARIGDTIVVTVKDAVPSGNAKKGSVSKAVVVRTKKETRRQDGSYIRFDDNAVVLLNAAGEMRGTRIFGPVARELREKQYMKIVSLAPEVL, encoded by the coding sequence ATGATACAAACAGAATCAAGACTTAAGGTCGCGGATAACAGTGGTGCTAAAGAAGTTCTTTGCATCCGTGTTCTTGGAGGAACAAGAAAACGATATGCTCGAATCGGAGACACAATTGTAGTAACAGTAAAAGACGCAGTTCCTTCTGGAAATGCGAAAAAAGGATCTGTTTCTAAAGCGGTTGTTGTTCGAACTAAGAAAGAGACAAGAAGACAAGACGGTTCTTATATCCGTTTTGATGATAACGCAGTGGTTCTGTTGAATGCAGCTGGCGAGATGAGAGGAACACGGATCTTCGGACCTGTTGCCCGTGAGTTGAGAGAGAAACAATACATGAAGATCGTATCATTGGCACCAGAGGTGCTTTGA
- the rpmD gene encoding 50S ribosomal protein L30, translating to MATIKVKQVKSAINRPLRQKLTLQALGLRKLNQVVEHEANPAILGMVAKVSHMVEVIK from the coding sequence ATGGCTACTATCAAAGTAAAACAAGTAAAAAGCGCTATCAACCGTCCATTAAGACAAAAGTTGACGCTTCAGGCACTAGGCCTAAGAAAATTGAATCAAGTAGTTGAGCACGAAGCCAACCCAGCAATTTTGGGAATGGTAGCGAAGGTCAGCCACATGGTGGAAGTAATTAAGTAA
- the rplO gene encoding 50S ribosomal protein L15 has translation MGLSNLTPATGSTKSRKRIGRGEGSGKGGTSTRGHKGAKSRSGYKKKVGFEGGQMPLQRRVPKFGFKNPFRVEYHGINLDALQKLVDEKKFTTITPELLVENGLSGKNELVKILGRGELKAKIEVTAHGFSKTAVSAIEAAGGTVVTL, from the coding sequence ATGGGTCTAAGTAATTTAACACCAGCAACGGGTTCTACAAAAAGTAGAAAACGAATTGGACGAGGAGAAGGAAGCGGAAAAGGCGGAACTTCTACACGTGGTCACAAAGGAGCTAAGTCTCGTTCCGGCTACAAGAAGAAAGTAGGTTTTGAAGGTGGACAAATGCCTCTTCAAAGACGTGTTCCTAAGTTTGGATTCAAGAATCCTTTCAGAGTGGAATATCACGGAATCAATCTTGATGCTCTTCAGAAATTGGTTGATGAGAAGAAATTCACAACAATCACTCCTGAATTGTTGGTTGAAAATGGTCTTTCTGGAAAGAACGAGCTTGTTAAAATATTGGGAAGAGGAGAGCTGAAAGCCAAAATTGAGGTTACAGCTCACGGATTCTCTAAAACAGCAGTAAGTGCAATCGAGGCAGCTGGAGGAACAGTTGTTACGCTATAA
- the rplF gene encoding 50S ribosomal protein L6, whose amino-acid sequence MSRIGLAPIEVPQGVEITIGEDNTVTAKGSLGTLTQKVDGSIKMELKDGTLELARLNEMKQTKAFHGLYRSLIFNMVAGVSKGWEKKMELVGVGYRASNNGQQLELSLGFSHNVIFLLPEQIKIETAMERGKNPTITLKSHDKQLIGQVAAKIRSLRKPEPYKGKGIRFVGELVRRKAGKSASKK is encoded by the coding sequence ATGTCTAGGATAGGATTAGCACCGATTGAAGTACCTCAAGGAGTTGAGATAACCATAGGTGAAGACAACACGGTTACCGCTAAAGGTTCTTTGGGAACATTGACTCAGAAAGTTGATGGTTCTATTAAAATGGAATTGAAAGACGGAACATTAGAGTTGGCTCGCCTGAATGAAATGAAGCAGACAAAGGCTTTTCATGGTCTTTATCGCTCACTTATCTTCAACATGGTTGCAGGTGTTTCCAAAGGTTGGGAAAAGAAGATGGAGCTTGTAGGTGTTGGTTATCGCGCTAGCAATAACGGTCAACAATTGGAGCTTTCATTGGGATTTTCTCACAACGTTATCTTCTTACTACCAGAGCAGATCAAAATTGAAACTGCAATGGAGCGTGGTAAGAATCCAACGATCACATTGAAGTCTCATGACAAACAGTTGATCGGACAGGTAGCAGCAAAGATCCGCTCATTGAGAAAACCTGAGCCTTACAAAGGAAAAGGTATTCGTTTCGTTGGAGAATTGGTTAGAAGAAAAGCTGGTAAATCAGCTAGTAAAAAATAA
- the rplP gene encoding 50S ribosomal protein L16 yields MLQPKRTKFRKMHKMKMKGVANRGNQLAFGSFGIKAEEGAWITARQIESARIAVTRYMKREGQVWIKVFPDKPITKKPAEVRMGKGKGSPEYWVAVVKPGCVMFEIDGVDMATAKEALRLAAQKLPITTKFMVRRDYTGA; encoded by the coding sequence ATGCTACAGCCAAAAAGGACGAAGTTCCGCAAAATGCATAAAATGAAGATGAAAGGTGTTGCCAATCGTGGCAATCAGTTGGCCTTTGGTTCATTTGGTATAAAAGCGGAAGAAGGTGCATGGATCACCGCTCGTCAGATCGAATCAGCACGTATCGCGGTAACGAGATACATGAAGAGAGAAGGACAAGTTTGGATCAAAGTGTTTCCAGACAAACCGATTACTAAGAAACCAGCCGAAGTAAGGATGGGTAAGGGTAAAGGTTCTCCAGAATATTGGGTAGCGGTTGTAAAACCTGGTTGCGTGATGTTCGAAATTGACGGTGTAGACATGGCAACAGCCAAAGAAGCACTTCGATTGGCAGCTCAAAAACTGCCGATTACCACCAAATTCATGGTGAGAAGAGATTACACAGGAGCCTAA
- the infA gene encoding translation initiation factor IF-1, protein MAKQASIGQDGTVVEALSNAMFRVELENGHVITAHISGKMRMHYIKILPGDKVKVEMSPYDLSKGRITYRYK, encoded by the coding sequence ATGGCGAAACAAGCATCAATAGGTCAGGACGGAACAGTAGTGGAAGCATTATCAAATGCCATGTTTCGTGTTGAATTGGAAAATGGTCATGTTATCACGGCACATATTTCAGGAAAGATGCGAATGCATTACATTAAGATCCTACCAGGAGACAAAGTGAAAGTAGAAATGAGTCCTTACGATCTTTCAAAAGGACGTATTACATACCGATATAAATAA